A stretch of Episyrphus balteatus chromosome 2, idEpiBalt1.1, whole genome shotgun sequence DNA encodes these proteins:
- the LOC129910807 gene encoding arginine-glutamic acid dipeptide repeats protein isoform X2, producing MAASTQGEIRVGPGHQVIDVYAKLPDYNPISSFPVDKEIDERELEEPRWSPGIVADGDLIMFVRAARSMAAFQGMCDGGLEDGCLAASRDDTTINALDVLHDSGYDTGTALQALVKCPVSKGIDKKWTEDETKKFIKGLRQFGKNFFRIHKDLLPHKETPELVEFYYLWKKTPGANNNRPHRRRRQSSLRRNRVTRASNAPPTKKEDTPEPQVPIEPIPVAKEENSSLTEDEASECDSDSSLTNKRDESPSRMRTRNKPQQNNNKEQVANGKRPKRGGTETPEVTDTNSPKTPTKTESNNKRKQAKQDTPNKKKRSDTDGDITDDSKEKRKRSDSPVESMNSDSRPDSVLDEGENTNDTPDPPQLAIAPPKEVEDKVVDEKVIVPVVVEHQAVKVEKELEQDEETNQQAPIVVVQQPQQLSPEKQCPDEIEKMPQPPIVNDQLNENDVSQEIPVQLPAVIPPPEEMVNNGGYVPKEQEMLSKIANMKQETNIALQPAVIGVVPPPTQPVLAPVVVPPQPPMEFSAKEVYIKKEPLDDSSSMDATCNQNSNEPQDLKVKIEVKSEEPKPNVNISPAGMSVGLPPPSALNPQACVNEMPEHKYDTQQPPPPFDGHIKFNNPSSEMKYPGDIEMKYNDQIKYNPAGEVVAKFPHEMKYPPPCEPMKYGQELPGKYELKYGMEHGGLPPKSFNEPIKIPDLKAYQQQQQHQPHQPPPSQENQQMKYPPLGSGDSNQQQQNPVAMPKPHYQADIHSLSRSPYDSSIMLKYGDPMGAKYGLGPPPGHQQPQDLKYPPPDGALKSAYHGENLIKSSPFGDPQGVVNKYPPSESPIDASSRSTPGQDSQGSNSNSQQSQQFHSPHPSPHMPSAVPAGMHPQNLVSQQHPGMPPNSLHHPTPTHPGMLSSLASQQQQLQHQHQLQQQQLQQQHQQQQQQQQQQQAQQVQQQQQQQQQQQQQQQQQQQQQQQQQQQQQQQQSQNSNSSNIQTSSSSSMLMPPSSGPNILMPPSSLQHMQPGGPSHLPPLHRPHQDIPQSLHHPGIPLSLQGHGGHGIPPPPQSHHPSSMQQQSPAGQQQGVRTPSPAQQRPMESQNNSNSQNSNSREQQMQQQPPHRTSPLPGLSNPQGMLGHPMPLHPHMHMQGHPVHHAAHMMGGPGMGGAGGPGAPLSLIGTAMSGLNDSGISRRTPPVGGIPSSVSSASSVQTTTTVPSSAFSRASPSVQNSSGPSQGPPQMHINSSSGSSSHRPSSPASSGGSISRQSPLHPVPQSPLGHHPSASALSAAAAAVAERDRHALLRQQSPHMTPPPVSSASALMASPLSKMYGPQAQRGLGTSPPPHLRPGASPPVIRHPQMPLPLPLIGPGAAMPQMGVHPGQAPYPHHLLHPSMFYSHHHNPFNSPYPYHPYGPGFPTAYMKPPPPAGPLDPAAVMAHHQGIPPQSTATRPEESSHSSAMDKQNMQNMQHKIKPPTPKTPQGSNSGNSASSTPTGVGGPVGPGGPGSGGGGGGGGGGGPPPQSQYPGSHPAYPPQQHPAFQENSPTLVKPTSHMDALRAHAHSASSNLGSHHSTEPLPIDIEPDPEPEIPSPTHNIPRGPSPEAKPDDTECHRSQSAIFVRHIDRGDYNSCTRTDLIFKPVADSKLARKREERDRKIAEKERERRQQQQQQQQQQQQQAQAAQQAAQQAKLKAELKPPYADTPALRQLSEYARPHVAFSPVEPMVAPYHHPMGPMYSRERQNYFFFGNYRELEDLKNAQAAAAASQSRLDPHWMEYYRMRGMHPSQFPLYANPAAISQMERERLGIPPPHHVSMDPNEHMIRLTREYHAHSHTHLHLPSQQQQEAGFQLPPNVGPYPRPNMLMQREPHSDVLLRMSYADQLQYLQAAEFQRQSLHDQYFRNQLR from the exons ATGGCGGCCTCCACTCAAGGAGAAATACGAGTGGGTCCCGGCCACCAGGTAATCGATGTCTAT GCAAAACTGCCCGATTATAATCCAATTTCAAGTTTTCCCGTTGATAAAGAAATCGATGAGCGTGAATTAGAAGAACCACGATGGAGTCCTGGAATAGTTGCCGATGGAGATTTAATAATGTTTGTACGTGCAGCACGTTCCATGGCAGCATTTCaag GCATGTGTGATGGAGGTTTAGAAGATGGTTGTTTAGCAGCAAGTCGTGATGATACTACAATAAATGCACTTGACGTT ttACATGATTCCGGTTATGATACAGGAACCGCCCTACAAGCTCTAGTTAAGTGTCCAGTTTCCAAAGGAATTGATAAAAAATGGACagaagatgaaacaaaaaaatttataaaaggtcTAAGACAATTTGGCAAGAATTTCTTTCGTATTCACAAAGATCTATTACCGCACAAAGAAACCCCCGAGCTTGTTGAATTCTACTATTTGTGGAAAAAGACTCCAGGCGCTAATAATAATCGACCACATCGTCGTCGGCGACAATCATCGTTGCGCCGTAATCGTGTAACACGTGCCAGTAACGCACCACCAACGAAAAAAGAGGACACACCCGAACCTCAAGTACCAATTGAACCAATTCCCGTAGCTAAAGAAGAGAACAGCTCATTGACCGAAGACGAAGCCAGTGAATGTGATAGTGATTCAAGCTTAACCAACAAAAGGGATGAATCACCATCTAGAATGAGGACACGTAATAAACCacaacaaaacaataataagGAACAAGTGGCAAATGGTAAGAGACCGAAACGAGGTGGAACCGAAACGCCAGAAGTTACCGATACAAACAGTCCCAAAACACCAACCAAAACGGAGAGCAATAATAAACGCAAGCAGGCGAAACAGGATACGCCTAACAAGAAGAAGAGGTCCGATACGGACGGAGACATCACCGATGATAGTAAGGAGAAGAGAAAGAGATCGGACAGTCCGGTGGAGAGCATGAATTCGGACAGTCGTCCCGATTCGGTGCTGGATGAGGGTGAAAATACAAATGATACACCTGATCCACCGCAGTTGGCTATTGCTCCGCCCAAAGAAGTCGAAGATAAAGTGGTGGACGAAAAGGTTATCGTTCCTGTTGTTGTTGAACATCAAGCTGTGAAAGTTGAAAAAGAACTGGAACAGGACGAAGAAACCAACCAGCAAGCACCGATTGTTGTAGTTCAGCAGCCACAACAGTTATCGCCAGAGAAACAGTGTCCTGATGAAATCGAGAAAATGCCACAACCGCCGATAGTTAATGATCAGTTAAATGAGAACGATGTGTCACAGGAAATACCGGTGCAGCTTCCTGCTGTTATTCCACCTCCAGAAGAGATGGTTAATAATGGTGGCTATGTTCCCAAGGAACAGGAAATGCTCTCTAAGATCGCCAACATGAAGCAGGAGACGAATATTGCCCTGCAACCGGCTGTTATCGGAGTGGTACCACCACCAACTCAGCCCGTACTAGCACCAGTAGTAGTACCACCTCAACCACCAATGGAGTTTTCAGCTAAAGAAGTGTACATTAAAAAAGAACCACTGGACGATTCGTCTTCAATGGATGCAACATGTAATCAAAATAGCAATGAACCACAAGACCTGAAGGTCAAAATTGAGGTCAAGAGCGAGGAACCCAAGCCAAATGTAAATATTTCCCCAGCTGGCATGTCTGTTGGACTGCCACCTCCGTCAGCGCTCAATCCTCAAGCGTGTGTCAACGAGATGCCAGAGCATAAATACGACACTCAACAGCCACCACCTCCATTCGATGGTCACATCAAGTTTAACAATCCCAGCAGCGAAATGAAATATCCTGGAGATATTGAAATGAAGTACAACGATCAAATCAAGTACAACCCAGCAGGCGAGGTTGTTGCGAAATTCCCTCATGAAATGAAATATCCACCGCCATGTGAACCGATGAAATATGGACAGGAGTTGCCAGGCAAATACGAATTAAAATACGGTATGGAGCATGGCGGCTTGCCACCAAAGTCATTCAATGAACCTATCAAAATCCCAGATCTCAAGGCAtatcagcagcagcaacaacatcaACCCCATCAACCGCCGCCTTCACAGGAGAACCAACAGATGAAGTATCCTCCATTAGGTAGCGGTGATTCCAATCAACAACAGCAGAACCCCGTTGCAATGCCAAAACCACACTATCAGGCTGACATTCATTCTTTGTCCCGCTCGCCTTACGATTCGAGCATAATGCTTAAATATGGCGATCCAATGGGTGCTAAATATGGTCTGGGACCACCACCTGGACACCAACAGCCGCAGGATTTGAAATACCCTCCACCGGATGGTGCACTCAAATCGGCCTACCATGGGGAAAATCTTATCAAAAGTAGTCCGTTTGGTGATCCTCAAGGTGTTGTCAATAAGTATCCGCCTTCAGAAAGTCCCATTGACGCTTCGTCTCGGTCTACACCCGGTCAGGATAGTCAGGGAAGTAATAGCAATTCGCAGCAGTCACAACAGTTTCATTCACCACATCCCTCACCCCATATGCCTTCAGCTGTGCCCGCGGGCATGCACCCACAGAACTTGGTTTCGCAGCAACATCCTGGTATGCCACCGAACTCGTTGCATCATCCAACACCCACACACCCAGGAATGCTCAGTTCGCTGGCTTCACAACAGCAACAATTGCAGCATCAGCATCAACTTCAACAACAGCAGcttcaacaacaacatcaacaacaacagcaacaacaacaacaacagcaagcaCAACAAgtgcagcagcaacaacaacagcaacagcagcaacaacaacagcagcagcaacaacaacaacagcaacaacaacaacaacagcagcaacaacaacagcagtcACAAAATTCCAACTCGTCGAATATACAAACTTCATCTTCATCAAGTATGTTAATGCCACCATCATCGGGTCCAAACATACTAATGCCACCAAGTTCGTTGCAACATATGCAACCTGGTGGGCCAAGTCATTTGCCGCCACTGCATAGACCACACCAAGATATTCCACAATCTCTTCATCATCCTGGTATTCCTCTCTCCCTACAAGGACATGGTGGGCATGGAATTCCACCTCCTCCACAAAGTCATCATCCTTCATCCATGCAACAGCAATCGCCAGCTGGACAACAACAAGGAGTACGAACGCCATCACCTGCTCAACAACGCCCCATGGAGtctcaaaataattcaaactCCCAAAACAGCAATAGCCGGGAACAGCAAATGCAACAGCAGCCTCCTCATCGAACATCACCTCTTCCGGGACTATCGAATCCACAGGGAATGCTTGGTCACCCAATGCCGCTTCACCCTCACATGCACATGCAAGGTCACCCAGTGCACCATGCAGCCCATATGATGGGTGGGCCTGGAATGGGCGGTGCAGGAGGACCTGGTGCTCCTCTGTCTCTGATCGGAACAGCGAtgagcggactaaacgactccGGAATTAGTAGACGTACCCCACCTGTAGGTGGAATTCCTTCGTCGGTGTCATCCGCTTCCTCTGTACAAACCACAACAACGGTGCCATCATCTGCATTTAGCCGAGCAAGTCCCAGCGTCCAAAACAGTTCAGGACCATCTCAAGGACCTCCACAAATGCACATAAACTCCTCTTCTGGTTCTTCCTCTCATCGACCGTCATCTCCAGCATCTAGTGGAGGCAGCATAAGCCGCCAATCTCCTCTCCACCCAGTGCCACAGAGTCCTCTAGGTCATCACCCCTCTGCATCGGCTCTTTCAGCTGCCGCAGCTGCAGTGGCTGAACGCGATCGTCATGCTTTGCTACGTCAACAATCACCGCATATGACTCCCCCACCGGTGTCTAGTGCATCAGCATTAATGGCCAGTCCTCTTAGTAAAATGTACGGCCCTCAGGCTCAACGGGGTTTGGGAACTTCACCACCTCCCCATTTGCGTCCTGGTGCATCACCGCCCGTGATACGACATCCGCAGATGCCACTTCCTCTTCCCTTAATCGGACCTGGAGCGGCAATGCCCCAAATGGGAGTGCATCCAGGTCAGGCGCCATACCCCCATCACCTGCTGCACCCTTCAATGTTCTACTCGCACCATCACAATCCTTTCAACTCACCTTACCCATACCATCCGTATGGTCCTGGCTTCCCAACGGCGTACATGAAACCTCCTCCGCCGGCGGGACCACTCGATCCAGCGGCGGTTATGGCTCACCATCAGGGCATACCACCACAATCGACAGCAACCCGTCCCGAAGAGAGCTCACACTCGTCGGCGATGGATAAGCAAAACATGCAAAATATGCAGCACAAAATCAAACCACCCACACCAAAGACGCCACAAGGTAGCAACAGTGGCAATAGCGCTAGTTCAACTCCAACCGGTGTTGGAGGACCAGTCGGACCAGGTGGACCCGGCTCAGGTGGAGGAGGCGGAGGTGGAGGTGGTGGTGGTCCACCACCACAATCTCAGTATCCTGGTTCTCATCCCGCTTATCCACCACAGCAACATCCAGCGTTCCAAGAGAACTCTCCAACGCTCGTCAAGCCTACAAGTCACATGGACGCGTTGCGTGCACATGCGCACTCGGCGAGTAGTAATTTAGGCAGCCATCATTCAACTGAACCTT TACCAATCGATATTGAACCAGATCCAGAGCCAGAAATTCCAAGTCCTACGCACAACATTCCTCGTGGACCTAGTCCCGAGGCTAAACCTGATGACACCGAATGCCATCGATCACAATCTGCAAT atttgTAAGGCACATTGACAGAGGAGACTACAACTCCTGCACAAGAACTGATTTGATATTCAAACCAGTTGCTGACTCGAAATTGGCACGCAAACGAGAAGAACGTGACCGAAAGATTGCCGAAAAGGAAAGAGAACGAAGACAG caacaacaacagcagcaacaacaacagcaacagcaggCCCAGGCTGCCCAACAAGCTGCTCAACAGGCCAAACTTAAAGCTGAATTGAAACCTCCCTACGCTGATACACCTGCCCTTCGACAGCTTTCCGAGTATGCAAGGCCACATGTTGCATTCAG CCCTGTTGAACCGATGGTAGCACCATATCATCACCCAATGGGGCCAATGTATAGTAGAGAGAG ACAAAATTACTTCTTTTTCGGTAATTACAGGGAACTTGAAGACCTGAAGAACGCACAAGCAGCTGCTGCTGCAAGCCAATCACGATTGGATCCACACTGGATGGAATACTATAGGATGAG agGAATGCATCCTTCGCAATTCCCACTATATGCGAATCCCGCTGCAATATCACAAATGGAAAGGGAACGCCTCGGAATACCACCACCACATCACGTTAGCATGGATCCAAACGAGCACATG ATACGATTGACCCGAGAATATCATGCACATTCTCATACTCATTTACATTTGCCTTCACAGCAACAACAGGAAGCCGGATTTCAACTGCCAC cGAATGTTGGACCATATCCGAGACCAAATATGCTTATGCAGAGGGAACCCCATTCGGATGTTTTACTTCGGATGTCGTACGCTGATCAGCTTCAg TATTTACAGGCGGCTGAATTCCAAAGGCAATCCCTTCATGATCAGTATTTCAG